A stretch of Arachis hypogaea cultivar Tifrunner chromosome 15, arahy.Tifrunner.gnm2.J5K5, whole genome shotgun sequence DNA encodes these proteins:
- the LOC112747754 gene encoding uncharacterized protein: protein MGATPFHRSILEVRLPKHFDKPTDMRYDGTQDPLEHLTAFEARMNLEGVGDEVRCRAFPVTLAGPAIRWFNGLPQGSIYGFSDISRAFLAQFTTRIAKAKHPINLLGITQRPGEPTRKYLDRFNDECLEIDGLTDSVASLCLTNGLLNEDFRKYLTTKPVWTMHEIQMVAKEYINDEEGSQVVAANKRHSDYNQPRQQGNVYQQTAERGILLKPRPLKDRTGGNKSLYCDYHKGYGHQTQDCFDLRDALEQAIRDGKLSEFSHLIREPRRRQRDQDSEEAKTRAAKRRQEPEDKDHSLTVINVVTAKNSAPRSRSAHKKDAKILAVSSAPMRSS, encoded by the exons ATGGGCGCCACCCCGTTCCATCGGTCCATCCTTGAGGTCCGGTTGCCAAAGCACTTCGACAAAccgacggacatgaggtacgatggaacTCAAGACCCTCTGGAACACCTCACGGCTTTCGAGGCTAGAATGAATCTGGAGGGAGTAGGGGACGAGGTGAGGTGCCGGGCCTTCCCAGTCACCCTAGCTGGACCCGCGATTCGATGGTTTAACGGCCTCCCGCAGGGATCCATCTACGGATTTTCGGACATCAGCCGTGCCTTCTTGGCTCAGTTCACAACGCGGATAGCAAAGGCAAAACATCCGATCAACCTGCTCGGGATAACCCAGAGACCCGGGGAGCCGACCAGAAAATACCTGGATCGCTTTaacgacgaatgcttggaaaTTGATGGCCtaaccgactcggtggccagCCTTTGCCTGACGAACGGCCTCCTGAACGAGGACTTTCGAAAATACCTTACCACGAAACCGGTCTGGACGATGCACGAGATCCAAATGGTGGCTAAGGAATACATAAATGACGAAGAAGGCAGCCAGGTCGTGGCCGCCAATAAACGGCACTCCGACTACAATCAACCTAGGCAACAGGGTAACG TTTACCAGCAAACAGCCGAAAGAGGGATCTTGTTGAAGCCCCGACCACTCAAGGACCGAACGGGAGGGAACAAGAGCCTCTACTGTGACTACCACAAGGGCTACGGACACCAAACACAAGACTGCTTTGACCTAAGGGATGCATTAGAACAAGCAATAAGAGATGGCAAACTCTCTGAATTCTCCCATCTCATACGGGAGCCGAGGAGACGGCAACGCGACCAAGACAGCGAAGAGGCCAAGACCCGAGCAGCAAAGCGGCGACAAGAGCCAGAAGACAAAGACCACAGTCTCACAGTGATAAACGTAGTAACCGCCAAAAACTCTGCGCCAAGGTCTAGGTCAGCCCACAAGAAAGACGCCAAAATCCTGGCGGTCTCCTCCGCCCCAATGCGAAGTTCTTAG
- the LOC112747710 gene encoding GDSL esterase/lipase EXL3-like isoform X1, whose translation MIRFIFKAIPYYHVAIVILVIISCCVKGMSCQEQNIRKKNESVPAIFVFGDSIVDTGNNNYIKTIAKCNFPPYGRDFAAGGYKPNGRFSNGLVPSDFIAEIFGVKDILPPYLDPNLQLQELLTGVSFASGGAGYDPLTSKAAGAMSLSDQLDKLGEYQKKIREAVGENRAETIVSKSIYIVCLGSDDIANTYLPFRQSQYDIPSYTDLMASLAFTFLKELYGVGARRIGVVSMPIIGCVPSQRTVEGGINRACSDFENQAAILFNMKLLSQTKLLNKQFPDARIVYLDIYNTLDQVIQNPAQYDFEVVDKGCCGTGIIEASMSCNSLSINTCTDDSNYIFWDSYHPTEKAYKLITSMVLRHKINDFF comes from the exons ATGATAAGGTTTATCTTTAAAGCGATTCCTTATTATCATGTGGCTATAGTCATTCTTGTTATTATTTCATGTTGTGTCAAAGGTATGAGCTGTCAAGAACAGAATATACGAAAGAAGAATGAAAGTGTGCCAGCAATCTTTGTGTTTGGGGACTCCATAGTGGACACAGGTAACAACAACTACATCAAAACCATTGCGAAATGCAATTTCCCACCATATGGTAGAGACTTTGCTGCTGGAGGATATAAACCTAATGGGAGGTTCAGCAATGGTTTAGTCCCTTCAGATTTCATTG cTGAAATATTTGGAGTAAAAGATATTTTGCCACCATATCTGGATCCAAATCTGCAACTTCAAGAACTTCTTACTGGTGTAAGTTTTGCCTCGGGAGGCGCTGGATACGATCCTCTTACCTCAAAAGCAGCA GGTGCAATGTCACTATCAGATCAATTAGACAAATTGGGGGAGTACCAAAAGAAGATAAGGGAAGCAGTTGGAGAAAACAGAGCAGAAACAATAGTATCAAAGAGCATATACATAGTGTGCCTGGGAAGTGATGATATTGCTAACACTTACCTTCCATTTAGACAATCACAATATGATATTCCATCTTACACTGACTTAATGGCCTCACTAGCCTTCACATTCTTAAAG GAGCTTTATGGGGTAGGTGCTAGGAGGATTGGAGTGGTTAGCATGCCAATTATAGGGTGTGTGCCGTCACAGAGGACAGTAGAGGGAGGCATAAATAGAGCATGttcagattttgaaaatcaagctGCAATTCTATTCAACATGAAACTCCTCTCTCAAACAAAGCTCCTCAATAAACAGTTTCCAGATGCTAGGATCGTCTACCTCGATATTTACAACACATTGGATCAAGTGATTCAAAACCCAGCTCAATATG ATTTTGAAGTAGTAGACAAAGGATGCTGTGGAACAGGAATTATAGAAGCGAGCATGTCCTGCAACTCCCTCAGCATAAACACATGTACCGATGATTCAAACTATATATTCTGGGATAGTTACCATCCTACCGAGAAAGCCTATAAATTGATCACTTCTATGGTGCTCCGTCACAAAATCAACGACTTCTTTTGa
- the LOC112747710 gene encoding GDSL esterase/lipase EXL3-like isoform X2, with amino-acid sequence MIRFIFKAIPYYHVAIVILVIISCCVKGMSCQEQNIRKKNESVPAIFVFGDSIVDTAEIFGVKDILPPYLDPNLQLQELLTGVSFASGGAGYDPLTSKAAGAMSLSDQLDKLGEYQKKIREAVGENRAETIVSKSIYIVCLGSDDIANTYLPFRQSQYDIPSYTDLMASLAFTFLKELYGVGARRIGVVSMPIIGCVPSQRTVEGGINRACSDFENQAAILFNMKLLSQTKLLNKQFPDARIVYLDIYNTLDQVIQNPAQYDFEVVDKGCCGTGIIEASMSCNSLSINTCTDDSNYIFWDSYHPTEKAYKLITSMVLRHKINDFF; translated from the exons ATGATAAGGTTTATCTTTAAAGCGATTCCTTATTATCATGTGGCTATAGTCATTCTTGTTATTATTTCATGTTGTGTCAAAGGTATGAGCTGTCAAGAACAGAATATACGAAAGAAGAATGAAAGTGTGCCAGCAATCTTTGTGTTTGGGGACTCCATAGTGGACACAG cTGAAATATTTGGAGTAAAAGATATTTTGCCACCATATCTGGATCCAAATCTGCAACTTCAAGAACTTCTTACTGGTGTAAGTTTTGCCTCGGGAGGCGCTGGATACGATCCTCTTACCTCAAAAGCAGCA GGTGCAATGTCACTATCAGATCAATTAGACAAATTGGGGGAGTACCAAAAGAAGATAAGGGAAGCAGTTGGAGAAAACAGAGCAGAAACAATAGTATCAAAGAGCATATACATAGTGTGCCTGGGAAGTGATGATATTGCTAACACTTACCTTCCATTTAGACAATCACAATATGATATTCCATCTTACACTGACTTAATGGCCTCACTAGCCTTCACATTCTTAAAG GAGCTTTATGGGGTAGGTGCTAGGAGGATTGGAGTGGTTAGCATGCCAATTATAGGGTGTGTGCCGTCACAGAGGACAGTAGAGGGAGGCATAAATAGAGCATGttcagattttgaaaatcaagctGCAATTCTATTCAACATGAAACTCCTCTCTCAAACAAAGCTCCTCAATAAACAGTTTCCAGATGCTAGGATCGTCTACCTCGATATTTACAACACATTGGATCAAGTGATTCAAAACCCAGCTCAATATG ATTTTGAAGTAGTAGACAAAGGATGCTGTGGAACAGGAATTATAGAAGCGAGCATGTCCTGCAACTCCCTCAGCATAAACACATGTACCGATGATTCAAACTATATATTCTGGGATAGTTACCATCCTACCGAGAAAGCCTATAAATTGATCACTTCTATGGTGCTCCGTCACAAAATCAACGACTTCTTTTGa
- the LOC112747755 gene encoding uncharacterized protein isoform X3: MSLLWWELECLDFPMPCLNLDGVFNQEDFNQLCSAIANLLDCTSWSGAGPGLMDDVTQGAHQELKANKEELRVEKLKDKEEVEDLTHEMAELRYRTLTPRPQASSLQLNWQEWTFGGWMEVVKA; the protein is encoded by the exons ATGTCATTGCTTTGGTGGGAGCTGGAGTGCTTGGATTTTCCTATGCCATGTCTCAACTTGGATG GTGTATTCAATCAAGAGGACTTCAACCAACTGTGTTCAGCG ATTGCAAATCTTTTGGATTGCACTTCATGGTCAGGGGCTGGACCAGGGCTAATGGACGATGTTACTCAAGGTGCTCATCAA GAGTTGAAGGCTAACAAGGAAGAATTGCGAGTAGAAAAGTTAAAGGACAAAGAGGAAGTAGAAGACTTAACTCATGAAATGGCTGAGCTACGGTATCGAACTCTAACCCCAAGACCTCAAGCTTCATCTCTCCAACTCAA TTGGCAGGAATGGACCTTTGGTGGATGGATGGAAGTGGTCAAGGCCTAA
- the LOC112747755 gene encoding uncharacterized protein isoform X1: MATSNPFHLRGDDAEDPSRQIATAAAASPLKKGSAAAAQQQQTQLASKLFLLLRLIANLLDCTSWSGAGPGLMDDVTQGAHQELKANKEELRVEKLKDKEEVEDLTHEMAELRYRTLTPRPQASSLQLNWQEWTFGGWMEVVKA; encoded by the exons ATGGCGACGTCGAACCCTTTCCATTTGCGAGGTGACGACGCCGAGGACCCCTCACGGCAAATCGCCACGGCGGCAGCAGCGTCTCCACTCAAGAAGGGCTCAGCTGCGGCGGCTCAGCAGCAGCAAACTCAGTTGGCTTCTAAGCTGTTCCTCCTGCTCAGGCTG ATTGCAAATCTTTTGGATTGCACTTCATGGTCAGGGGCTGGACCAGGGCTAATGGACGATGTTACTCAAGGTGCTCATCAA GAGTTGAAGGCTAACAAGGAAGAATTGCGAGTAGAAAAGTTAAAGGACAAAGAGGAAGTAGAAGACTTAACTCATGAAATGGCTGAGCTACGGTATCGAACTCTAACCCCAAGACCTCAAGCTTCATCTCTCCAACTCAA TTGGCAGGAATGGACCTTTGGTGGATGGATGGAAGTGGTCAAGGCCTAA
- the LOC112747755 gene encoding uncharacterized protein isoform X4, whose translation MSLLWWELECLDFPMPCLNLDGVFNQEDFNQLCSAIANLLDCTSWSGAGPGLMDDVTQGAHQELKANKEELRVEKLKDKEEVEDLTHEMAELRWQEWTFGGWMEVVKA comes from the exons ATGTCATTGCTTTGGTGGGAGCTGGAGTGCTTGGATTTTCCTATGCCATGTCTCAACTTGGATG GTGTATTCAATCAAGAGGACTTCAACCAACTGTGTTCAGCG ATTGCAAATCTTTTGGATTGCACTTCATGGTCAGGGGCTGGACCAGGGCTAATGGACGATGTTACTCAAGGTGCTCATCAA GAGTTGAAGGCTAACAAGGAAGAATTGCGAGTAGAAAAGTTAAAGGACAAAGAGGAAGTAGAAGACTTAACTCATGAAATGGCTGAGCTACG TTGGCAGGAATGGACCTTTGGTGGATGGATGGAAGTGGTCAAGGCCTAA
- the LOC112747755 gene encoding uncharacterized protein isoform X2, producing MATSNPFHLRGDDAEDPSRQIATAAAASPLKKGSAAAAQQQQTQLASKLFLLLRLIANLLDCTSWSGAGPGLMDDVTQGAHQELKANKEELRVEKLKDKEEVEDLTHEMAELRWQEWTFGGWMEVVKA from the exons ATGGCGACGTCGAACCCTTTCCATTTGCGAGGTGACGACGCCGAGGACCCCTCACGGCAAATCGCCACGGCGGCAGCAGCGTCTCCACTCAAGAAGGGCTCAGCTGCGGCGGCTCAGCAGCAGCAAACTCAGTTGGCTTCTAAGCTGTTCCTCCTGCTCAGGCTG ATTGCAAATCTTTTGGATTGCACTTCATGGTCAGGGGCTGGACCAGGGCTAATGGACGATGTTACTCAAGGTGCTCATCAA GAGTTGAAGGCTAACAAGGAAGAATTGCGAGTAGAAAAGTTAAAGGACAAAGAGGAAGTAGAAGACTTAACTCATGAAATGGCTGAGCTACG TTGGCAGGAATGGACCTTTGGTGGATGGATGGAAGTGGTCAAGGCCTAA
- the LOC112747713 gene encoding uncharacterized protein yields MSFNKNVGNKSGMVEFVGPNGEVFMCRSDVEIGLSHQDALIELGCCCKNDLALVHYACALKWFINHGSTICEICGHIGNNIRISDFNKVVGSLKEYEALRERTVSRDPGPHVHANNNTGVDPDAVAAIRRQRLSEIALWFCPHNTSSINNNSNADTVSQVASEQPSNFVTEDAGPAQSPATKWAVEGAGILLATGLLTITLVWLIAPRVGKKTAKSGLHILLGGVCALTVVVFFSFVLIRIKYGPARYWAILFVFWFLVFAIWASRTLVLRHMVPIHNASPWYCARSQGFQVEERLVSVDELLDADEVFCTVLLILATGILWRRYWSSVPATLWCPYKTTDGYYRGCDELDC; encoded by the exons ATGTCTTTTAACAAAAATGTTGGAAACAAATCTGGGATGGTGGAATTTGTAGGCCCTAATGGGGAGGTTTTCATGTGTAGAAGTGATGTGGAGATTGGTTTGTCTCACCAAGATGCATTGATTGAACTTGGTTGCTGTTGTAAGAATGACCTTGCTTTAGTACACTATGCTTGTGCACTCAAGTGGTTTATTAATCATGGATCAACAATTTGTGAAATATGTGGACACATAGGCAATAATATCAGAATCTCTGACTTCAACAAGGTTGTTGGTTCTCTGaaagaatatgaagccttgaggGAGAGAACTGTCAGTAGGGATCCTGGTCCTCATGTTCATGCAAATAATAATACTGGCGTTGATCCTGACGCTGTGGCTGCTATCCGGAGGCAAAGGCTAAGTGAGATTGCATTATGGTTTTGTCCTCATAATACCAGTAGTATAAACAACAATAGCAATGCCGACACAGTTTCACAGGTTGCTTCTGAGCAGCCTTCAAATTTTGTTACTGAAGATGCTGGCCCTGCACAGAGTCCTGCAACCAAGTGGGCCGTGGAAGGCGCAGGGATCCTGCTTGCTACTGGCCTGCTTACAATCACCCTTGTGTGGCTGATAGCTCCTCGAGTTGGAAAG AAAACAGCCAAAAGTGGTCTTCACATCCTACTTGGAGGTGTTTGTGCTTTAACAGTGGTTGTTTTTTTTTCT TTTGTGCTTATTAGAATCAAGTACGGACCTGCACGTTATTGGGCAATCTTGTTCGTTTTCTGGTTTCTTGTGTTTGCAATATGGGCTTCACGGACCTTAGTACTTAGACACATGGTGCCCATACACAATGCTAGTCCTTGGTACTGTGCACGAAGCCAAGGGTTCCAG GTGGAGGAGCGACTAGTCTCTGTGGATGAATTGCTAGATGCTGATGAGGTCTTCTGCACAGTGTTACTTATCTTGGCAACAG GTATCCTTTGGAGAAGGTATTGGAGCAGTGTTCCAGCAACTCTATGGTGTCCTTACAAGACTACAGATGGGTATTACAGAGGATGTGATGAATTGGACTGTTGA
- the LOC140179059 gene encoding uncharacterized protein, giving the protein MLFSFLSRYRIKVGVIDDSNCGCYVVFDNEAKQVLEESCVEILDPLLLKGDLSDTPTLLLNLIDKIFLFIIEVQIYDISYFSPSYKVKKMTNNVDLINKFKEAHPIQIDIDYTGALFLISKTSSIIEGEKVEGTKNLLLEFSIEVAANDESELLESAITPTK; this is encoded by the exons atgttattttcttttttaagcagGTATCGAATAAAGGTTGGTGTCATTGATGATTCTAACTGTGGATGTTATGTAGTCTTTGACAATGAGGCAAAACAAGTTTTGGAAGAGAgctgtgtagagatacttgatccactcctattg aaaggagatctatcagatacacctacacttttactcaacctaattgataagatctttctcttcattattgaagttcaaatatatgatatttcatatttttcaccttcttataaagttaagaagatgactaataatgtggatctcataaataaattcaaagaggctcaccctattcaaatt gatatTGACTACACcggtgctttgtttctaatttcaaagacatcctcaatcattgaaggggagaaagtagaaggtactaag aatttgttgcttgaattctccATTGAAGTTGCGGCCAATGATGAATCTGAATTGTTGGAAAGTGCTATTACACCAACTAAGTGA